The following coding sequences are from one Enterococcus sp. 4G2_DIV0659 window:
- the nth gene encoding endonuclease III, protein MLSKEKTMEAIQIMYDMFPEAECELTHESPFQLLIAVILSAQATDVSVNKATPALFAAYPTPDALAAAPLEDIIQKIKTIGLYRNKAKNIKACAAQLIEQFDGRVPETREELVSLPGVGRKTANVVMGDAFGEPAIAVDTHVERVSKRLRICKLDANVMEVEKTLMRKIPKELWVKTHHTMIFFGRYHCLARSPKCDVCPLLYMCQEGKSRMALK, encoded by the coding sequence ATGCTCTCAAAAGAGAAAACGATGGAAGCAATACAAATCATGTATGACATGTTCCCAGAAGCTGAATGTGAGCTTACACATGAGAGTCCTTTTCAGTTGTTGATTGCTGTGATTTTAAGTGCTCAAGCAACAGATGTTTCTGTAAATAAGGCAACACCTGCCTTATTTGCAGCTTATCCAACACCGGATGCCTTGGCCGCCGCTCCTTTAGAAGATATCATTCAAAAAATTAAAACAATCGGCTTGTACCGAAATAAAGCAAAGAATATCAAAGCTTGTGCGGCTCAATTAATTGAACAATTTGACGGAAGAGTGCCTGAAACTAGAGAAGAATTGGTTTCACTCCCAGGTGTTGGTCGAAAAACGGCTAATGTTGTAATGGGAGATGCCTTTGGTGAGCCCGCAATTGCTGTAGATACCCATGTAGAGCGAGTATCAAAGAGACTTCGTATTTGTAAATTAGATGCTAATGTGATGGAAGTGGAGAAGACATTGATGCGAAAAATTCCTAAAGAATTATGGGTTAAAACCCACCATACGATGATTTTCTTTGGTCGTTATCATTGTCTAGCAAGAAGTCCAAAATGTGATGTTTGTCCGCTACTTTACATGTGTCAAGAGGGCAAATCACGAATGGCACTTAAATAA
- a CDS encoding DnaD domain-containing protein, giving the protein MLSINEYLRAGETTVSNLVIENYQKIGLADDEFLFWLQLFRSQAKGDLFPNLAEISQIMEKPIDVIYQLLNQLVSRGFLIIETKQNQQGQMMDTYDLLPIFDKIALLQEKQIEKARVLSSEETIKQLYQSFEKEFGRQLSPIELEMIGQWLETDHYQPELIRLALREAVLNQAYSLKYIDRILLAWERKNITTKEQVAEDQKRRKQALIQKEIEQQGATNEPIPKVTLHNWLNPEDSE; this is encoded by the coding sequence ATGTTATCAATCAATGAGTATTTACGGGCTGGTGAAACAACTGTTTCCAACTTAGTAATTGAGAACTATCAAAAAATTGGATTAGCCGATGATGAATTTTTATTTTGGTTACAATTGTTCCGCTCACAAGCTAAAGGAGACTTATTTCCTAATTTAGCAGAGATCAGTCAAATCATGGAAAAGCCAATAGATGTTATTTATCAGTTGTTGAATCAATTGGTTTCACGGGGATTTTTAATCATTGAAACAAAGCAAAATCAACAAGGGCAAATGATGGATACGTATGATTTATTACCGATTTTTGATAAAATTGCTTTGTTACAGGAAAAACAAATAGAAAAGGCACGAGTGCTCTCATCAGAAGAAACGATTAAGCAACTTTACCAAAGCTTTGAAAAAGAATTTGGTCGTCAATTGTCTCCAATTGAATTGGAAATGATTGGTCAATGGTTGGAAACAGATCATTATCAACCTGAACTTATTCGGCTAGCATTAAGGGAAGCGGTATTGAATCAAGCCTACAGTTTGAAGTATATTGATCGTATCTTGTTGGCTTGGGAACGCAAAAATATTACAACAAAAGAACAAGTCGCTGAAGATCAAAAACGTCGAAAACAAGCGTTAATCCAAAAAGAAATTGAACAACAAGGTGCTACAAACGAGCCAATTCCAAAAGTGACGTTACACAATTGGCTGAATCCAGAAGATAGCGAGTAA
- a CDS encoding Nramp family divalent metal transporter, with product MRKEKSETEKLLDYANGPSLEEINNTVDVPKNANFWRTLMAYSGPGALVAVGYMDPGNWITSIAGGAEYKYALLSVILLSSLIAMLLQSMAAKLGIVTGRDLAQATREHTGKKTGFVLWVITELAIMATDIAEVIGGAVALQLLFGFPLLIGVLITTFDVLLLLLLTKLGFRKIEAIVACLIAVIFFVFAYEVALADPKIGEVLRGFIPDTRIASDKSMLFLALGIVGATVMPHNLYLHSSIAQARKFDRNDDDEKAKAIRFTVWDSNIQLTVAFIVNCLLLILGGALFYGTNSDLGKFVDLFDALKNPDIVGSIASPVLSILFAIALLASGQNSTITGTLSGQIVMEGFIHLKMPLWMRRVVTRLIAIVPVIICVILYGGRESAVEDLLLYTQVFLSIALPISIIPLTMYTSDKKIMGRFANPMWVKVLAWIIAIVLTALNLFLIYGTLTGVNA from the coding sequence ATGAGAAAAGAAAAATCTGAGACAGAAAAATTACTGGACTATGCAAATGGTCCCAGTTTGGAAGAAATAAATAATACTGTGGATGTGCCAAAAAATGCCAATTTTTGGCGTACATTAATGGCGTATAGCGGTCCTGGTGCGTTGGTAGCTGTAGGATATATGGATCCTGGTAATTGGATTACATCCATTGCAGGTGGAGCAGAGTATAAGTACGCTTTGCTAAGTGTAATTTTACTTTCAAGTCTAATCGCGATGCTTTTGCAAAGTATGGCAGCTAAATTAGGGATCGTAACAGGAAGAGATTTAGCTCAGGCAACAAGAGAACATACAGGTAAAAAGACAGGCTTTGTTTTATGGGTTATAACTGAACTAGCGATTATGGCGACAGATATTGCAGAAGTCATTGGAGGGGCAGTTGCATTGCAATTGCTATTTGGTTTTCCATTATTAATCGGGGTTTTAATTACGACTTTTGATGTTTTGTTATTGTTGCTTTTAACCAAACTAGGTTTTAGAAAAATCGAAGCAATTGTTGCTTGTTTAATTGCGGTTATCTTTTTTGTTTTTGCTTATGAAGTAGCGTTGGCTGATCCGAAGATTGGTGAAGTATTACGCGGATTTATTCCAGATACTCGAATTGCTAGTGACAAATCTATGTTATTTTTAGCGTTGGGTATTGTTGGTGCAACAGTTATGCCGCATAATCTTTATTTACATTCGTCAATTGCTCAAGCACGAAAATTTGATCGAAATGACGATGATGAAAAAGCAAAAGCAATTCGTTTTACGGTTTGGGATTCAAATATTCAATTAACCGTAGCGTTTATCGTCAATTGTTTACTACTAATTTTAGGTGGCGCTTTATTTTATGGAACAAACAGTGATTTAGGGAAATTTGTTGACTTGTTTGATGCTTTGAAAAATCCTGATATTGTAGGGAGTATTGCTAGTCCTGTTTTAAGTATATTATTTGCGATTGCTTTACTTGCGTCAGGTCAAAACTCAACGATTACAGGAACTCTATCAGGGCAAATCGTGATGGAAGGTTTTATTCATTTGAAGATGCCTTTATGGATGCGTAGAGTCGTTACTCGTTTAATCGCAATTGTACCTGTAATTATCTGCGTTATTCTATATGGTGGAAGAGAGTCTGCGGTTGAAGATTTACTATTGTATACACAAGTATTTTTAAGTATTGCTCTGCCGATTTCGATTATTCCATTAACAATGTATACAAGTGATAAAAAAATTATGGGCCGATTTGCGAATCCTATGTGGGTGAAAGTGTTAGCTTGGATTATTGCAATTGTATTGACTGCGTTAAATTTATTCTTGATTTACGGAACATTAACGGGTGTGAATGCATAA
- a CDS encoding glycerophosphoryl diester phosphodiesterase membrane domain-containing protein: MNYLKNSIKNMIDFFAGTSAYFRDVLLMHGFMLFVLLPLLASSTRFILKQGNIEYLSYDTLPTIFAKHPGVLIALILVLLAIVVAVFFEFTFLLLSIFFIKKKEPISLTNLLKGTILQLKKLRFSTILFFLFYFFLVLPLSGLGFHSDLLAKIKIPAFIMDFIFANRVTIIGLVLLGYLFFFYLSIRLIFALPEMILRDVSFRQAIKESWESTKNHFFKILGQFVVIGGSILLLFVLSYTVILTVQAMIESALPQYALVSAVIAMTLLQFILLLNIVFSTVGIFYITIDYMDDEDFLPDLPQWFFEQPRQPKKEWTAFKIGSFAFVAALFGIGVGTYNTSYLSNPSVTEPLTISHRGVDASNGVQNTLPALEKTSAEHPNYVEMDIQETKDKQFVVMHDFNIKKLTGVDKRPNQLTLAELTSLTVKENGLQAKICSFDDYLDNAKKLKQKLLIEIKTTAQDSPDLVERFTQKYRKTILSEKHILHTLTFNTAIQLKKEEPDFYVGYILPFNIVGPPVANVDFFTMEYTTLNKNFINAAHSDGKKVYAWTVNDSDTMTRMMFYGVDGIITDELKMLNKTIQTDLDEPTYSDKLFHFVIGIG; this comes from the coding sequence ATGAACTATTTAAAAAATAGCATTAAAAATATGATTGATTTTTTTGCGGGGACATCGGCTTATTTTCGCGATGTTTTATTAATGCATGGGTTCATGCTTTTTGTTTTACTGCCACTTTTGGCTAGCTCGACTCGTTTTATTTTAAAACAAGGGAATATTGAGTATTTATCTTATGATACACTACCAACAATTTTTGCTAAGCATCCTGGTGTTCTAATTGCTTTGATCTTAGTTTTGCTAGCAATCGTAGTTGCTGTGTTTTTTGAATTTACTTTTTTACTATTAAGCATCTTTTTCATCAAGAAAAAAGAACCAATTTCTCTAACGAATTTACTTAAAGGTACGATTCTACAACTAAAAAAACTTCGATTTAGTACGATTCTTTTTTTTCTATTTTATTTTTTCTTGGTTTTACCGCTCAGTGGTCTAGGGTTCCATTCTGATTTACTAGCAAAAATAAAAATTCCAGCGTTCATTATGGATTTTATCTTCGCTAATCGTGTAACAATCATTGGATTAGTACTCTTAGGTTACTTGTTCTTCTTTTATCTTTCAATACGCTTAATTTTCGCTTTACCTGAGATGATTTTAAGAGACGTTTCTTTTCGTCAAGCCATTAAAGAAAGTTGGGAGTCAACAAAAAATCACTTTTTTAAAATTCTTGGACAGTTTGTCGTAATTGGTGGAAGTATTCTATTGCTTTTTGTTCTTAGCTACACAGTAATTCTCACAGTTCAGGCAATGATTGAATCTGCGTTACCTCAATACGCCCTTGTGAGTGCTGTTATCGCGATGACTCTTTTACAATTCATTTTACTTCTGAACATCGTTTTTTCTACTGTTGGGATTTTTTATATCACAATTGATTATATGGATGATGAAGATTTTTTACCTGATTTACCACAATGGTTTTTTGAGCAACCTAGACAACCTAAAAAAGAGTGGACGGCTTTTAAGATCGGTTCATTTGCGTTTGTTGCTGCTTTATTTGGTATAGGGGTGGGAACATATAATACTAGCTATCTCAGTAATCCGTCCGTTACAGAGCCTCTAACGATATCCCATAGAGGTGTAGACGCATCAAATGGCGTACAAAATACACTTCCCGCCCTTGAAAAAACAAGTGCTGAACATCCTAACTATGTAGAAATGGATATTCAAGAAACGAAAGATAAACAATTTGTGGTTATGCATGATTTTAATATAAAAAAGCTTACAGGTGTTGATAAACGACCAAATCAGTTAACGTTAGCAGAATTAACCAGCTTAACCGTTAAAGAAAACGGTCTACAAGCAAAAATTTGTTCTTTTGACGACTATCTAGATAACGCCAAAAAATTAAAACAAAAACTATTAATAGAGATCAAAACAACAGCACAAGATAGTCCTGATTTAGTTGAACGGTTTACTCAGAAATATCGCAAGACTATCTTATCTGAAAAGCATATTCTTCATACTCTGACATTTAACACAGCCATCCAACTAAAAAAAGAAGAACCAGATTTTTATGTTGGCTATATTCTCCCGTTTAATATTGTAGGTCCACCTGTTGCAAATGTTGATTTCTTTACAATGGAATACACGACCTTAAATAAAAATTTTATCAACGCTGCACATAGTGATGGAAAAAAAGTATACGCATGGACAGTCAATGATTCAGATACAATGACGCGGATGATGTTTTATGGCGTGGATGGTATTATTACCGATGAACTAAAAATGCTAAATAAAACAATTCAAACAGATTTAGATGAACCAACCTATTCAGATAAACTATTTCATTTTGTTATCGGTATTGGTTAA
- the rimM gene encoding ribosome maturation factor RimM (Essential for efficient processing of 16S rRNA), protein MTEYLNVGKIVNTQGLKGEVRVISQTDFPELRYKKGSVLTLFQEKKAPIELTIRTHRKHKNFDIVTFEDHFSINDVEKYREGILKVSKDDLGELSKDEFYYHEIIGLTVIDEKETELGKIKEILSPGANDVWVVQRPKKKDILIPYIESVVKSIDLENGMVRVEIPEGLIDDEN, encoded by the coding sequence GTGACTGAATATTTAAATGTTGGGAAAATCGTCAATACTCAAGGCTTAAAAGGAGAAGTACGCGTGATTTCTCAAACAGATTTTCCAGAGCTTCGCTATAAAAAAGGATCGGTTTTGACATTATTTCAAGAAAAAAAAGCACCTATTGAGCTAACAATCAGAACGCATCGAAAACATAAAAATTTTGATATTGTGACGTTCGAAGATCATTTTTCAATTAATGATGTTGAAAAATATCGTGAGGGCATTTTGAAAGTGTCAAAAGATGATTTAGGTGAGTTGTCGAAAGATGAGTTTTATTATCACGAAATTATTGGACTGACGGTGATCGATGAAAAGGAAACAGAACTTGGAAAGATCAAAGAAATACTTTCCCCAGGTGCAAATGATGTCTGGGTCGTTCAACGACCAAAGAAAAAGGACATCTTGATTCCTTACATTGAGTCAGTTGTTAAGTCTATTGATTTAGAAAATGGTATGGTTCGTGTAGAAATCCCAGAAGGCTTGATTGATGATGAAAATTGA
- a CDS encoding carboxypeptidase M32 has translation MKEQEFLQEIKEIELLNEALGLLEWDSQTGMPEASSSFRGEVVGYLSGMSFERSVGSKIQEALNYFDTHTEELSEVGLAVYTKVKENYELNQSIPPERMQAYTTALTNAHNAWLQARKAKDFGKMKNEIETIIGFLKEFIAYWKKDEETNYDVLLNQYEPELTVAKLDQIFAQVKEGIMEIRTVIAEKGTAPRTDFLSRKVSKEQQRKFVIGVVEQLGYDFSRGRLDDTVHPFMLSLNRNDGRITTRWDETKFTMATFGVIHEAGHGIYEQSIDSKYDYTPLSTGTSMGIHESQSLFNEIIIGSNKQFWQKQFPFFKECTEGTFDDIDFNTFYDSLKETKASLVRIEADSLTYPLHIIIRYEIEKMIFNDEVSMDDLPQIWNDKYEEYLGIRPENDLEGIVQDIHWSGGSFGYFPSYALGYMYAAQLCHAMEKEIDVNDVLASDDYSPIKNWLTTHIHQYGASRKPNQLILDATGESLNPQYLINYMKSIYYDVYKIKE, from the coding sequence ATGAAAGAACAAGAATTTCTACAAGAAATAAAAGAGATTGAATTATTGAATGAAGCTTTAGGTTTGCTTGAATGGGATAGTCAAACGGGAATGCCGGAAGCTAGTAGTTCTTTTCGGGGAGAAGTAGTCGGATATTTATCTGGTATGTCTTTTGAACGCAGTGTTGGGTCAAAAATTCAGGAAGCATTGAACTATTTTGATACACACACGGAAGAGCTCTCAGAAGTCGGCTTAGCCGTTTATACTAAAGTTAAAGAAAACTATGAATTAAATCAAAGTATCCCGCCAGAGCGGATGCAGGCGTATACTACAGCCTTGACAAATGCTCATAACGCATGGTTGCAAGCAAGAAAAGCGAAAGATTTCGGGAAAATGAAAAATGAAATCGAAACAATTATCGGTTTCTTAAAAGAATTTATTGCTTATTGGAAAAAAGACGAAGAAACGAATTATGATGTATTGTTGAACCAATATGAACCAGAATTGACTGTGGCAAAATTAGATCAAATCTTTGCTCAAGTTAAAGAAGGCATTATGGAAATTAGAACGGTAATTGCTGAAAAAGGAACAGCACCTAGAACAGATTTCTTATCTAGAAAAGTAAGCAAAGAGCAGCAACGAAAATTTGTGATAGGCGTGGTAGAACAATTAGGCTATGATTTTTCACGAGGTCGTTTAGATGATACAGTTCATCCATTTATGTTATCTTTAAATCGCAATGATGGTAGAATCACAACACGTTGGGATGAAACCAAATTTACGATGGCAACGTTTGGTGTAATTCACGAAGCAGGTCATGGAATTTATGAGCAAAGTATTGATTCGAAATATGATTACACACCACTTTCAACAGGAACTTCAATGGGAATTCATGAATCTCAGTCTTTGTTTAATGAAATTATCATTGGTAGTAATAAACAATTCTGGCAAAAACAATTTCCATTTTTCAAAGAATGTACAGAAGGGACATTTGATGATATCGATTTTAATACTTTTTATGACTCCTTAAAAGAAACAAAAGCTAGTTTAGTCAGAATCGAAGCAGATAGCCTAACATACCCACTGCATATTATTATTCGTTATGAGATTGAAAAAATGATATTCAATGATGAAGTATCAATGGATGATTTACCACAAATTTGGAATGATAAATACGAAGAATACTTGGGTATTCGTCCTGAGAATGATTTAGAAGGAATCGTACAAGACATTCATTGGTCAGGTGGTAGTTTCGGTTATTTCCCATCCTATGCGTTAGGCTACATGTACGCTGCGCAATTGTGTCATGCGATGGAAAAGGAAATCGATGTAAACGATGTTTTAGCAAGTGATGATTATTCACCTATTAAGAATTGGTTGACAACTCACATTCATCAGTATGGAGCCTCAAGAAAACCAAACCAATTGATTTTAGATGCAACAGGGGAATCACTGAATCCTCAATACTTGATTAATTACATGAAATCAATTTATTATGATGTATATAAAATTAAAGAATAA